The Halomonas sp. 7T genome contains a region encoding:
- a CDS encoding DUF2798 domain-containing protein, with the protein MAADDVGLQRLIVGRCILFWFCFWLLVYFFLLYVVPLTLRRIYVGDKMIFPPRFAPLVFAFLMSIYMVTLMTFVITWANTGLIEGFLGRWWRAFYIAWPIAFCLILLGAPRLQRLSAALIKKAG; encoded by the coding sequence GTGGCTGCCGACGATGTTGGGTTACAACGTTTGATAGTTGGCCGGTGCATCCTGTTTTGGTTCTGCTTTTGGTTATTAGTATATTTCTTTTTGTTGTATGTTGTGCCGCTTACCCTACGCCGTATTTACGTTGGAGATAAGATGATATTCCCCCCACGCTTCGCCCCATTAGTGTTCGCATTTTTGATGTCGATCTACATGGTCACGCTGATGACGTTTGTCATCACCTGGGCAAATACGGGCTTGATAGAAGGCTTTTTAGGGCGCTGGTGGCGCGCTTTCTATATTGCTTGGCCCATCGCATTTTGTTTGATTTTGCTTGGTGCGCCACGGCTGCAACGGCTATCGGCAGCGCTTATCAAAAAAGCTGGATGA
- a CDS encoding TAXI family TRAP transporter solute-binding subunit — MKRHVFSTAAFSGALIAAASFASPAVAQDRYITIGTGGQTGVYYVVGQSVCRMVNRGSDEHNIRCNAPSTGGSVANVNGMKSGELDMGVVQSDVQYRAYNGEANFEETGPWEDMRAVFTMHGEPLTVVARADSGIETIADFPGKRVNIGNPGSGQRNTMDVVMNAFGWDEDTFALASQLDAAEQSAALSDNNIDAMVYVVGHPNGSIQEATTTIDARLVPVTGDEIDALIEEYPYYTRSVIPGGLYRGNDEDVETFGVAATFVSSTAVDEDVIYETVKAVFENFDRFKRLHPAFENLNEEDMIADGLTAPLHDGAERYYRERGWIE; from the coding sequence ATGAAACGCCATGTATTTTCTACCGCTGCCTTTTCAGGCGCGCTGATTGCAGCGGCAAGCTTTGCCTCTCCGGCAGTGGCTCAAGATCGTTACATTACCATCGGTACCGGTGGTCAAACCGGCGTTTACTATGTGGTGGGCCAGTCGGTTTGCCGGATGGTTAACCGCGGCAGCGACGAGCACAATATTCGCTGTAATGCACCGTCTACCGGTGGTTCGGTCGCTAACGTTAACGGCATGAAGAGCGGCGAGCTGGACATGGGCGTGGTGCAGTCGGATGTCCAGTACCGTGCTTACAATGGCGAAGCCAATTTCGAAGAGACGGGCCCTTGGGAAGATATGCGCGCCGTATTTACCATGCACGGCGAGCCGCTCACCGTTGTTGCTCGTGCTGATTCCGGTATTGAAACGATTGCCGATTTCCCCGGTAAGCGCGTCAACATTGGTAATCCTGGTTCTGGCCAGCGTAACACCATGGATGTGGTCATGAATGCGTTCGGTTGGGACGAAGACACCTTTGCCCTTGCCTCACAGTTGGATGCCGCTGAGCAGTCCGCCGCACTGTCGGATAACAACATCGATGCCATGGTGTACGTGGTAGGCCACCCTAACGGTTCTATCCAAGAAGCCACTACGACGATTGATGCGCGTTTAGTACCGGTAACGGGCGACGAAATTGACGCACTGATTGAAGAGTATCCGTACTACACCCGCTCTGTGATCCCGGGTGGCCTATATCGTGGCAATGACGAAGATGTTGAAACCTTTGGTGTTGCAGCAACGTTCGTTTCTTCCACTGCCGTTGATGAAGACGTAATTTACGAAACAGTTAAGGCCGTGTTTGAAAACTTCGATCGTTTCAAGCGCCTCCACCCAGCGTTTGAAAACCTGAACGAAGAAGACATGATTGCTGACGGCCTAACGGCGCCGCTGCACGATGGTGCAGAGCGTTACTACCGTGAGCGTGGCTGGATCGAGTAA